The DNA window GCCGGGCCGATCGGGGGAGACGGCGTGGCCGATCCCGCTTTCACCTGGAGCTTGAGCTGGCCTGCAATTTTCTTAGCCATCTCTTTTCCTGCCTTTGTCTATGCCGACCCCCACTGTCTGGGAAACCCGGCGGTTGCAGTCTGGTGGTGCGATCCATGCGGCCGGCTAAAGCCGCACTCGTCTCCCACCGTTCTTATAAAGCCGCGCGATCTCCGCGCCGCCCTTCCCTGCCGCGCTTGGCGGCGGGATTTCGGATCAGCCCTTTTCGACCTGTCCGAATTCCAGATCGACAGGCACGGCGCGCCCGAAGATCGAAACTTCCACCTTGAGCCGCGCCCGCTCCTCGTCCACTTCCTGGACGAAACCGTTGAACGACGCGAAGGGACCATCCGAAACGCGGATCGCTTCGCCGATCTCGAACGTGACCGAGGGCTTGGGCCGCTCGACGCCTTCCTGCACCTGGTTCAGGATGCGCTGCGCTTCCGCCTCGGTGATCGGCACCGGCTTGGAGTCACCCAGGAAGCCTGTGACCTTCGGCGTGTTCTTGACCAGCGAGAACACAGCGTCGGTCAGGTTGGCCTTCAAGAGCACATAGCCCGGGAAGAACTTGCGCTCGGCATCGACCTTGCGGCCGCGACGGACTTCGACGACCTTCTCGGTCGGAACCACGATCTGATGGATATCGGCGGACAGACCCTTCTGCTTGGCCTTGTTCTCGATATCCTCTGCGACCTTCTTTTCAAAGTTCGAATAGGCGTGGACGATGTACCAGCGCGCGGTCATTTCAAGACTTCTCCGTAATCGCCGGACTTAGCGTCCGATGCCCAGAATCTGTTCGACCGCAAGGCCCATGAGCTGATCAGCGGTGAAGAAAAAGATCATCGCGATCACTGCGAAGGCCAGAACCATCACCGTCGAGATCATCGTTTCGCGCCGCGACGGCCAAGTCACCTTGGCGGTCTCCGCGCGGACCTGCTGGAGAAAGACGAAAGGATTTGTGGTTTTCGAAGCCATATGCCGCTCTGTCTTCAAGACCCGTTGGCCGGGTCTCCTGGATGATCCCGCTGGCCGGGACGTGCCGCCTGAGCCCAATCTCGCGCCGAATCAGCGCAATCATTTCGCCCATGCAAATCAGACGCGTAAAGCCGGCTTCCCAGCTCCACGCGTCGCGTGTCTGTTTCGTCTACATAAAACCGATTCTTGATCCACGCAAGTGGCAAGTGTCCGCTTTATGACCAAACGCCGCCTCGGAACCATCCAGTCGTTCCGTCCCGGCTATGGCGCCCTTATGCCCCAAGAGAGCTAATATGGCAAGCGGGTCGCCGATTTTCAAAGGGCAGACCGTAGAAATATCGTTTTGAAACGTCATTTCGAGAAATGGCGAAACATCACGTCGAGTGCCATTTCGAGAAATGGCACGGGCAGCAGGGCTCGAACCTACGACCTGCGGTTTTGGAGACCGCCGCTCTACCAACTGAGCTATGCCCGTATCGTGCGCGTGTCGGCGCAGCAGGCGCTTCCTAAAAGCTTCCGCACGCTCTGTAAAGAGCGGTTTGCAAGCAAAGGCGCCTTAACCCCTGCGCCAGAAATCGGGATAGCTGACAACCAGCCCGTCGCGGTCGATCTCAAGTTCCCGCCTGAAGTCGCTGACACGCGATTCATAGCGATGTCGCCTGCCCTCTTCGCGCACCTCCTGATGGGACGGCCGGAGCTATTTGGCGTCCGGCACTCGATAGGGGCCGCCCGGCACGCCCCAGCCCCAGGCCGGCATCGGTTCCGTCTCGGGATCGCAGGTCTCGCCGAGATTGGAATTCATCTTGGCCAGCCGCGATCCCCATTCGACATAGCCCATGAAGGCCGAACGGAATTCCGGATCGTCGGGCAGGCCGACCGCGTCGGCGGCATCGGCCAGGAGGTCGATCCAGCGGCGGCGCTGCTCCTCGCTCAGATGCTTGCCCAGATGGTGCATGACCATCTCGCGGTGGCCGCCAAATTGCTCGCTGTAGGTTTTTGGTCCGCCGAAAACCTCGCCGATGAAGGCCGCGACATGGGCGGGATGATCCGGCGACATGGTCTTGAACACCGGCCCGACGATCGGATCCTGCGCCACCTTGTCATAGAAAGTCTGGGTCAGCCGGTTCAAGGCCTCGCTGCCGCCGGCCCACTCGTAGAGTGTCGGGATATCCTGGCTCATTCTCGATCCTCCGCCAGCCCCGGCGCCGCAAGCAACGACGATAGCGGAAAGATCGAGAGTGTCTCAACCTGCCTCGATGGCCAGTTTCCGACGCCGCCGCGCTCTACAATTTGGCGGGCGCGTCAGCCTCGGCATTGGCGGACGGCCGGATCCGGCAATTCTGCGGTTTCGGGACCGCCTCGCAGATGGTGGCGCCGGTCAGCGCGTCGACCGATTGCAGGCCCGTCGTCAGCCCGACCTTCAGCATCATGTCGGGTTCCAGCTGGCGCTCGACCGAACGCCGCTCGATGGCTGCGAACAGAGCGGGATCGATCGCCATCTCCTCGAGATAAGCCTTGACCATCTGCTTTTGCCCCATCGGATACAGGCTAAGCCGCGCCCGGGGACCGACAAGCCGCCGGACGCCACCGGCAAGCATGAGCGCGCAGGCCGAATCGCACTCCACGCCCGCATCGGTGCTCAGCCCGGCATAGGCGCCCTCTTTGGCCAGGCAACTCCACTCTCCCGGGTCACAGCCGACGAAATCGGTGCGGCCAACGGCGACGTCGAGCTTCTTTTCATGGATAAGCCGTCCCGCCGCCAGAGCGCTGAACAGGTCGCCTCCCGTTGAGCTGATCACGACAGGCAGTTGCCGGTTGCCGAGCGTGGCGAGCAATTGGCGCAGCTTCTGCGGGGTCCGAGGTGTGATCGCGCCTTCCGCCGATATCCATTCCGGGCAGTCGGGATTGCAGAGCGGGTTGCTGCCGCGAACCACGACAAAGCGCATGTCTTCATCGCGCTGCACGCCCTCGGGCTCCACCGGTAGCGGGGTGGGCCTGACTGCGGCCGTCGGGCCATCGGCTGGCTTGTTCCCCGGTATTTCGCGGCAATTCGCGGCCAACCGGTCCGGCCTGCACAGGCTTGCGGCGGTCAACAGGTCTACGGCGTCCGCACCGGTGACCAACTTCATCGCCAGCATGTCGTCGAGGGCGATCTGGTGGATTTCGCTGGCCGGGGTGCTCTTCATCGTTTCGAGCACGCTCTGTTCGATACCCATCTCGTCGAGATAGGCCGCCAGTCTTTTCTCCACCGACTTGCTCATCTCGTAGGTCTTGTAGCTGCCGGCGTTCTTACGGCTGACGATCTTTGTGTTGAGGACCTTCTTCTTGCCGCCCACGATGCGGTAGGTGGTCCGGTATTGCAGTTTCGTGCGGATGTAGGTTGTGGTGATCTGATGGACGCCGAGATAGGCCCATTCGCCGACCAGACGCCGGACACCGCCGGCAAACATCAAGGGGCAGGCGGAATTGCACATCGCACTATAGGCAAGGGCATTGCCGAAGTAGCGGGCGCCATTCTTGTCACGGTCCGGGCAACCGTTCGCGTCGGGCTGGCAACCGGAGAACACCGTCTTGCCGATGGCAATATCGAGCTTGTTCTTGCGGATCAGCCGGCCAAGCGCCAGCGCCGCCTCGACATTGCCGCCGGGAGAATTGACGACAACAGGCAGCTTTCGCCCGCCAAGCGTCTTCAGCATGCGTTTGAACAGGGCCGGCGTTCCGGCTTCTATCGAGCCTTCCGCCGAGATCCACTCCGGGCAGATCGGCTCGCACCCCGGTGCATTGCTGCGGACAATGCCAAACCGCATCGTCGGGCCGAGATCCGGGGCCGTATCCGCCGCAAAGGCACGCCCTGTGACAAGCAACGCCAGCAGACAGATCAGCCGCAGCGACCACAATGCCCGACGATGGAAAAGGCGCCCTGGAACCATTTGGAAAAAGCCCCTTGATGCAACCTATACTAGACGAGGTCCAAAGGCTTGCAACAGGGTCCGGCGACAACGCGGGGCACCGATCCTCGGCGCAAAGAAAAGGGCGGCCCCAAGGACCGCCCTTTCCGTTTCGAACCGATCCGGCACAGGCCGGCGTCGATTATTCCTTGATGGTGACGACGATGCCGGCACCGACGGTGCGGCCGCCTTCACGGATAGCGAAGCGCAGCTTCTCTTCCATGGCGATCGGCACGATCAGCTCGACATCGACCGTGATGTTGTCGCCCGGCATCACCATCTCGGTGCCTTCCGGCAGCGACACGATGCCGGTCACGTCCGTCGTGCGGAAGTAGAACTGCGGACGGTAGTTGGTGAAGAACGGCGTGTGACGGCCACCTTCGTCCTTGGTCAGGATGTAGGCTTCAGCCACGAACTTCTTGTGCGGCTTCACCGTGCCGGGCTTGGCCAGAACCTGGCCGCGCTCGACACCTTCACGATCAACGCCGCGCAGCAGCGCGCCGATGTTGTCGCCAGCCTGGCCCTGATCGAGCAGCTTGCGGAACATCTCGACGCCCGTGCAGGTCGTCTTGGTCGTCGGACGGATGCCGATGATCTCGAGTTCCTCGCCGACCTTGACAATGCCGCGCTCGACGCGACCGGTCACGACCGTGCCGCGGCCCGAGATCGAGAACACGTCTTCGATCGGCATCAGGAACGGCTTGTCGAGCGGACGAACCGGCGTCGGGATGTAGGCATCGACCGCAGCCATCAGCTCGCGGATCGCGTCTTCACCGATCTTCTTGTCCGAATCTTCCAAGGCAGCCAGAGCCGAACCCTTGACGATCGGAATGTCGTCGCCGGGGAACTCGTTCTTGGTCAGAAGCTCGCGAACCTCGAGCTCGACCAGTTCGAGCAGCTCGGCGTCGTCGACCTGGTCGACCTTGTTCAAAAACACAACGATCGACGGCACGCCGACCTGACGGGCGAGCAGGATGTGCTCGCGGGTCTGCGGCATCGGGCCGTCGGCAGCCGAGACGACCAGGATCGCGCCGTCCATCTGCGCGGCGCCGGTGATCATGTTCTTCACATAGTCGGCGTGGCCGGGGCAGTCGACGTGAGCGTAGTGGCGGTTGGCCGTCTCGTATTCGACGTGCGCCGTCGAGATCGTGATGCCGCGCGCCTTTTCTTCAGGGGCAGCGTCGATCTGGTCGTAGCGCTTGTATTCGCCAAAATACTTGGTGATCGCCGCCGTCAGCGACGTCTTGCCATGGTCGACGTGGCCAATCGTGCCGATGTTCACGTGAGGCTTGTTACGCTCGAATTTACCTTTTGCCATAGTATCTTTCCTTGGACGGCCTGGACCTTCAGTTCAGTCGAATGCGGGGCGATTAGCGACAAAGGCCAAAAAACACAAGCGTCTTTTGGCCGGGTGCCGTCTCACTCAGTCCGAACCATCGATCCGATTGCGGGGATGTGGCGCTGATATAGGAACGCTGGAGACGAATTGAAATGGGTGACAGACCGATGCATCGAAGCCGTGATAGCGCTGGCTTGCCCGCCCGCCCTGTCTGATTCAAGGCCGGGCCATGGCCCATTGCGGCCGCAACCGGGGTCTGCTCTCCTGATCGAATGCATTTCATCCCTGCCTCCATCCGCGGCCCGCTGTTCATGATCGTTTCGACGGGGTCGTATCTCGTCAACGACACGATGATGAAACTCGCGACGGCAGGCCTGCCATCCTATGAAGTGCTGTTTCTGCGCGGCGTGGCGGCAGCGCTCTGGGGCTTCCCGCTGTTGTTCGCGTTGGGCTACGGCAAGCAGATCCCGCTGATCTTCGACGGCCAAGTGCTACGCAGGAACCTGCTCGAGATGGCGGCGATCCTTTGTTATGTCGTCGCACTCGCCAACATGCAGATCGCCGATTCCACCGCGCTCGGACAGATCACGCCGCTGTTGATGCTGGTCGGCTCCTCGATCCTGTTTGGCGAGCGGATCGGCGGCCAGCGCATGGCGCTGATCGGGCTCGGCTTCATCGGCGCCCTGATGGTGGCGCAGCCGACCATGCAAGGCATTTCGGTCTACGCGCTGCTGGCGCTCGGCAACGCAGCACTTGCGGCGGCGCGCGATCTTGCCGGCAGGCGGGTCGCGGCCGAGGTGCCGGGGATGATCGTGGCGATTTCCGCCGTCGTGGTGGTGCTGATCGGCGCCGGTGCCGCGCATCTGGTTTCCGAGCGCTGGGTCATGCCCGGGACGCACCACCTGCTTTTGATTGCCGGTGCTGGATTTTTCCTGATCTTCGGCCACTTCTTCATCTTCATGGCCTATCGCGTCGGACCGACCAGCGCCGTGGCACCGTTCTACTATAGCTTCACCGTCTGGGCGGTCATTTCAGGCCTTTTGGTGTTCGGGCAATTCCCCAACACGCTGGCGGTCTGCGGCATCCTGCTGGTTGTCAGCAGCGGGCTGACCATCGTCTCGCTGGATCAGCGTCAGCGCCGGCTGGCCGTCGTCGCCTAATGCATGTCGCCCAAAAGTGGCCCCGGTTTCGGAAGAACGACATGCATAAAACAAAGACCTAGAGCCTCGGCATCCAGGCAGGCGCTCACGAGCCGTTGCCGAGCCGAAAAAGATCGTCTATTCGGCGAAGACCTGTCCAATCGACGACGACATGATCAATCAGCCAAGGGAGTTCCCCATGACCGATTTTGACCAGGACAAGAACTCCGATGCCGAGCACAAGGCCGCCATCCGCAAGTCGCTTGTCGGCTGGGCGGTGTTCATCGCGGGAACGCTGATCTTTTTCGCCGCCGCCGACGCCGTGTTGATGCCATAGGCGAGCCGCTGCACATACCGGCCCGAAGCCGGTCTTGCCTCAGCAGAAATTCGAAATCTCAGACGACCTGACAGGCGCCTAAAGCGTCCGCCTTGCGCTGAACTGATGGTAGGCCCACAGGACGACCACCGCGCCAACCACCGCGACAATCAGGCTGTAGATGTTGAGGCCGGTGACGCCTGACGCGCCGAAGGCGCTGAAGATCAGGCCGCCGACAATGGCGCCGACGATGCCGAGCACGATATCCATGATCATGCCCTGGCCGGTCTTGTTGACGATCTTGCTGCCGATGAAGCCGGCGACCACGCCGAGAATGATCCAGCTGATGATACCCATTTTTTTCCTCTCCATCCCACGCCAGCCGAACATTTTCATATGATTGTCAAAACCTCAAGCCAACTTGAAATTCCGCCCGAATGCTCCATTGTTGAGGACGGGTCGGGCTTGGTCGTTATGGAGGATCCACTATGGGACTTTTTGACAATGCCGTTCCCGGCGGCAACATCACCAAACCACTGATGATCGCGCTCGGCGCATTGCTGGTCGGAAAAATGCTGAGCGGCAGAAATGCCGAACAGCCCGAGCAGTCTCCCTCTCCTGCTCCGACCGGCCCCGCTCCGACGGAAACCACGTCCGCCGATGGCGGCCTGGTCGGCGGATTGGGCGGCCTGCTCGACAAGCTCAGAAATGCCGGCCACGGCAATGCCGCGGACTCCTGGGTCGGCACCGGGCAGAACCAGTCGATCAACCCCAATGATCTCGGCACCGCAATCGGCCCGCAGATCATTCGCGAGATCGCGCAACGGACCGGAATGGACGAGCAGGAACTGCTCAAGCAACTGTCCACGGCCCTGCCCGGCATCGTCGACAAGCTGACGCCGAACGGCCAGGTGCCGCAGCAGCACCAGGTCGCATCCGCGTTCAACAGCTAGCGCGGCGCGGACACCACACAGTTGAAACACTGCGCGCATTGCCGCGCGGTGTTTTTGAATATTGGACGTTAGGCCATGACGGTCAAGGGTGTCGCCTTTGCCGAACGTGCCGATCACTCGTCTTCTTTTGGTGGTTCCAATTTGGCTACCGCAACTTCGAGCCTCTTCGTGCAGTTAATAAGATCAGCGAGCAGTTTGGGGTCGACATCTGTGCTGCCTTGGTATTCAGAGAGGTTTCGAGCGTTGTGCGCCGAGAGAAATATCTGAAGGTCAGCGTTGCTTGTTCCGACCGTATGAACGAGCGCCTGAAATATCGAGTATCGATTTTCCGGCCGATACCCTTCGCGGCGCAAACTTGCCAAAGCTAGACGATGCGCGGCCCCATAAGCCAGCGTGAATTGACTGTCGGGATCAAGGTCCTTCTGGGCATCGGCCAAATTCTTGCGGGCGACATCCAGCATGCCGTCATACTCGCTCCGCGAGGGCGGCTCTTTCTTCATCAGATTGTATTTTACGAGGTTGTCGAGTTCTTGCTTGCCCACGCCTGCAACTCTTTCTCCGAGCCTATGAGGAAAATCTTCGGAAGAGTACTTATCCTACGAACGAATGAGCCTTTTTGTGAAGCCTTTCGTTGCCACTCCTGCGGCGACAGAAAAGTCGGGCTGACTTTGCGTCCCAATTTCAATTCGGCATTTTGGGCAGCTGAGTAAAGTTCAGAGAAGTTTAGGTTGTCACCGACCACCATCAAATCGATATCGCTGCGCTCAGTGTCCGTACCTTTGGCGATTGAGCCGTACACAAAGGCGGATTTGATGGAATGAAAGTAGGGCGATAGCGATTCCTTCAGAGGCTCGGTTAGAACCTGGGACTTGGCCGAAAATTGTAGCCTGTTTCCCAAAGCGGGAGGATTAGCGTTATCAGGCCTCGCACTAGCATCGTCACGATGCCTCTTTAAGCGCTGATATTCGTCGACTGACAACAGCACCAGCCTTTCGCGGCCATTTTTCGTGATGGTCACGGGTTCGGCCAGAGCCTTATCTTGATAGCGTCCCAGATTGCGCTGAAATTCTACGGAGCTAATCACCGACATGGCGTTATCCTGATAATCCGTCATATCCATATAATACGTATTTTTTTGCGAAATATCAATGAATCTGAATTAAGTGACTGAATTAGCTAATTTCTACGGTTCACCTAGTGGTGGGGTAGTGCCTATCCGGAAAATTACGGGAATTGGAGCGGGTAGCGGGAATCGAACCCGCATATTCAGCTTGGAAGGCTGCTGCTCTACCACTGAGCTATACCCGCGCCTTACCTGAAGTACCGGATTCACCCGAAAAGCGCCATGCACTTTTCGGTCCGATTCTTTTCGCGTTTCAGGGCTTCCGGGCCGGCAGTGGTGGAGAGGGTTGGATTCGAACCAACGTAAGCTAAGCTAACGGATTTACAGTCCGTCCCCTTTAACCACTCGGGCACCTCTCCAGTCTGCCGCCGGAGCCATGCAACGAGGCATTCGCGCCAATCCGGACCCGAGTTGTGTCTTCTCCGAAACCAGCGCAGCGCCTTATGGCGGCAAGCCCATTGGGTGTCAACCGCGCAGCCAGGGTTTTTCGATGTTGTTCGCCGGCTGCGGCGACGGGCCATATCCTTGGCCGGAGGACACGGCTATAGAAGCCAGCCATGAGCGATAAAACCAACACTCCCAAAGACACCCATTACGCCAAGCTGCGCCGCGCCTATCGCGACGAGAAAAGCGGCGGCGCGCCGGCGTTCAGGCC is part of the Mesorhizobium loti genome and encodes:
- a CDS encoding type II toxin-antitoxin system prevent-host-death family antitoxin, translated to MSVISSVEFQRNLGRYQDKALAEPVTITKNGRERLVLLSVDEYQRLKRHRDDASARPDNANPPALGNRLQFSAKSQVLTEPLKESLSPYFHSIKSAFVYGSIAKGTDTERSDIDLMVVGDNLNFSELYSAAQNAELKLGRKVSPTFLSPQEWQRKASQKGSFVRRISTLPKIFLIGSEKELQAWASKNSTTS
- the secE gene encoding preprotein translocase subunit SecE, whose product is MASKTTNPFVFLQQVRAETAKVTWPSRRETMISTVMVLAFAVIAMIFFFTADQLMGLAVEQILGIGR
- a CDS encoding DMT family transporter, which codes for MHFIPASIRGPLFMIVSTGSYLVNDTMMKLATAGLPSYEVLFLRGVAAALWGFPLLFALGYGKQIPLIFDGQVLRRNLLEMAAILCYVVALANMQIADSTALGQITPLLMLVGSSILFGERIGGQRMALIGLGFIGALMVAQPTMQGISVYALLALGNAALAAARDLAGRRVAAEVPGMIVAISAVVVVLIGAGAAHLVSERWVMPGTHHLLLIAGAGFFLIFGHFFIFMAYRVGPTSAVAPFYYSFTVWAVISGLLVFGQFPNTLAVCGILLVVSSGLTIVSLDQRQRRLAVVA
- a CDS encoding YidB family protein, whose translation is MGLFDNAVPGGNITKPLMIALGALLVGKMLSGRNAEQPEQSPSPAPTGPAPTETTSADGGLVGGLGGLLDKLRNAGHGNAADSWVGTGQNQSINPNDLGTAIGPQIIREIAQRTGMDEQELLKQLSTALPGIVDKLTPNGQVPQQHQVASAFNS
- the nusG gene encoding transcription termination/antitermination protein NusG, producing MTARWYIVHAYSNFEKKVAEDIENKAKQKGLSADIHQIVVPTEKVVEVRRGRKVDAERKFFPGYVLLKANLTDAVFSLVKNTPKVTGFLGDSKPVPITEAEAQRILNQVQEGVERPKPSVTFEIGEAIRVSDGPFASFNGFVQEVDEERARLKVEVSIFGRAVPVDLEFGQVEKG
- a CDS encoding globin — translated: MSQDIPTLYEWAGGSEALNRLTQTFYDKVAQDPIVGPVFKTMSPDHPAHVAAFIGEVFGGPKTYSEQFGGHREMVMHHLGKHLSEEQRRRWIDLLADAADAVGLPDDPEFRSAFMGYVEWGSRLAKMNSNLGETCDPETEPMPAWGWGVPGGPYRVPDAK
- the tuf gene encoding elongation factor Tu, whose product is MAKGKFERNKPHVNIGTIGHVDHGKTSLTAAITKYFGEYKRYDQIDAAPEEKARGITISTAHVEYETANRHYAHVDCPGHADYVKNMITGAAQMDGAILVVSAADGPMPQTREHILLARQVGVPSIVVFLNKVDQVDDAELLELVELEVRELLTKNEFPGDDIPIVKGSALAALEDSDKKIGEDAIRELMAAVDAYIPTPVRPLDKPFLMPIEDVFSISGRGTVVTGRVERGIVKVGEELEIIGIRPTTKTTCTGVEMFRKLLDQGQAGDNIGALLRGVDREGVERGQVLAKPGTVKPHKKFVAEAYILTKDEGGRHTPFFTNYRPQFYFRTTDVTGIVSLPEGTEMVMPGDNITVDVELIVPIAMEEKLRFAIREGGRTVGAGIVVTIKE
- a CDS encoding GlsB/YeaQ/YmgE family stress response membrane protein, whose product is MGIISWIILGVVAGFIGSKIVNKTGQGMIMDIVLGIVGAIVGGLIFSAFGASGVTGLNIYSLIVAVVGAVVVLWAYHQFSARRTL